A stretch of the Aegilops tauschii subsp. strangulata cultivar AL8/78 chromosome 4, Aet v6.0, whole genome shotgun sequence genome encodes the following:
- the LOC109755115 gene encoding uncharacterized protein: MALLKLPGIGCSSILAGAGSRCLAAASHAPSSSPVFLLHANGGGGGQAHLLSRKTTTGDAMRTRRRDLHVVATAAASAANVTPASPRGVSASDVLWPSAGAFLAMAVLGRIDQMMAFKGVSLTIAPLGAVCAVLFTAPDSPPAKKYNMFVAQIGCAAIGVLALSLFGPGWLARGAALSASIAFMTITGSSHPPAASLPLLFIDGPKFHHLQLWYALFPGAAGCAILCLIQEVVVYLKKNCKF, from the exons ATGGCACTGCTGAAGCTGCCCGGCATTGGCTGCAGCAGTATCTTGGCAGGAGCAGGGTCACGGTGTCTGGCAGCGGCGTCCCACGCGCCCTCCTCTTCACCTGTCTTCCTCCTGCACGccaatggcggcggcggcgggcaggcGCATCTCCTCTCGCGCAAGACCACCACCGGCGACGCCATGAGGACGAGGAGGCGAGACCTCCACGTCgtcgcgacggcggcggcgtcaGCGGCCAATGTCACGCCGGCGTCGCCCCGCGGCGTCAGCGCCAGCGACGTCCTCTGGCCCTCCGCCG GCGCATTCTTGGCAATGGCAGTGCTGGGAAGAATAGACCAAATGATGGCCTTCAAGGGAGTGTCATTGACAATTGCACCACTTGGGGCCGTCTGCGCCGTGCTCTTCACAGCTCCAGACTCACCACCTGCCAAG AAATATAACATGTTCGTCGCTCAGATCGGTTGTGCGGCCATCGGTGTGCTAGCCCTTTCCTTGTTCGGGCCCGGATGGCTAGCAAGGGGTGCAGCTCTTTCTGCATCCATAGCATTCATGACCATCACAGGCTCTTCGCACCCTCCAG CTGCGAGCTTGCCTCTCCTGTTTATTGATGGTCCGAAGTTTCACCATTTACAACTTTGGTACGCGCTCTTCCCTGGGGCTGCCGGCTGCGCCATCCTTTGCTTGATT CAAGAAGTGGTGGTTTACCTGAAGAAGAACTGCAAGTTTTGA
- the LOC109764665 gene encoding cysteine proteinase inhibitor 8-like, with the protein MAARPLLLLALLLATTALAVAATGRGGAEAVGMPGGWFPIPDVEDARIQELGGWAVARHAGLVAGDRGLRFGRVTRGEQQVVSGMNYRLLVDVADGSGRAAPYIVVVYEQSWTNTRRLTSFSPAACG; encoded by the coding sequence ATGGCGGCGAGACCCCTGCTTCTGCTCGCCCTCCTCCTCGCCACCACGGCCCTCGCGGTCGCAGCCaccggccgcggcggcgcggaggCCGTCGGGATGCCAGGCGGGTGGTTCCCCATCCCGGACGTGGAGGACGCGCGCATCCAGGAGCTCGGCGGGTGGGCAGTGGCGCGGCACGCGGGCCTGGTGGCGGGCGACCGCGGGCTGAGGTTCGGCCGGGTGACGCGCGGCGAGCAGCAGGTCGTCTCCGGGATGAACTACCGCCTCCTCGTCGACGTGGCGGACGGCTCCGGCAGGGCCGCGCCCTACATCGTTGTGGTGTACGAGCAGTCCTGGACCAACACCCGCCGGCTCACCTCCTTCAGCCCGGCGGCCTGCGGCTAG
- the LOC109754193 gene encoding glucosamine inositolphosphorylceramide transferase 1 yields the protein MSSSSPRPATQRRRLHPAAYLSAAATLLALVAAAFSRALGPRFPSPPDARRCRPDPDGSWSAGVFLGDSPFALKPIEHWGISADAGAAWPVANPAVTCADVAQSGSPSSFVASPFLFLQGGGIYMFFETKNPVTSQGDIAAAVSKDAGATWQQLGVVLDEEWHLSYPYVFSYNSKVYMMPESSKNGDLRLYRALDFPLKWTLEKVLLEKPLVDSVIINFRGSYWLIGSDLSSYGAKQNGELSIWYSSSPLAPWNPHRHNTIGSMDNGSSFRNGGRPFVYDGDLYRIGKQSGGVSGHSIKVFRVEILTANEYKEIEVPFVFDKPRKGRNAWNGARSHHLDVQWLPSSQLWIGVMDGDRVSSNDSVHRLTIGYMFYGVTLLLVLLLGGLIGAIRCTIPLRWCVPHTEKRDDFFHSKQQFFLKYKLSSLFSSLNKLGSLLGGRINYRTWKGRVYVVLVILVLIFLTCLGTHCIYGGNGAEEPYPIKGRYSQFTLLTMTYDARLWNLKMFVEHYSKCASVREIVVIWNKGRPPVQNELKSAVPVRVRVEDKNTLNNRFNMDEKIKTRAVMELDDDIMMPCDDLERGFKVWREHPDRIVGYYPRLAEGTPLEYRNERYARQQGGYNMVLTGAAFMDHGLAFERYWSKKAEVGRKMVDSFFNCEDVLLNFLFANASSMSTVEYVKPAWAIDMSKFSGVAISRNTQAHYHVRSKCLAKFSEVYGNLTAKRLFSSRGDGWDV from the exons ATGTCGTCGTCGTCCCCGCGGCCGGCGACGCAGCGCCGGCGCCTCCACCCGGCCGCCTACCTCTCCGCGGCGGCCACCCTCCTGGCGCTCGTCGCCGCGGCCTTCTCCCGCGCCCTCGGCCCCCGCTTCCCCAGCCCGCCCGACGCCCGCCGCTGCCGCCCCGACCCCGATGGCTCCTGGTCCGCCGGCGTCTTCCTCGGCGACTCCCCGTTCGCCCTCAAGCCCATCGAACAC TGGGGAATCTCGGCGGACGCGGGCGCGGCGTGGCCGGTCGCGAACCCGGCGGTGACGTGCGCGGACGTGGCGCAGTCTGGATCCCCCAGCAGCTTCGTCGCCAGCCCCTTCCTCTTCCTCCAG GGAGGTGGCATCTACATGTTTTTCGAGACGAAGAACCCCGTTACATCGCAGGGCGACATTGCCGCTGCCGTGAGCAAGGACGCCGGCGCGACATGGCAGCAGCTGGGCGTGGTGCTAGATGAGGAGTGGCATCTCTCGTACCCATACGTGTTCAGCTACAATAGCAAG GTCTACATGATGCCTGAAAGTAGTAAGAATGGAGATCTCCGGTTGTATCGTGCATTGGATTTCCCCCTTAAGTGGACACTGGAGAAGGTCCTTCTGGAGAAGCCACTTGTGGATTCAGTCATCATAAATTTCAGGGGTTCCTATTGGCTCATTGGGTCAGATTTAAGTTCTTATGGTGCGAAACAGAATGGAGAGCTCAGTATCTGGTATAGCAGCTCTCCTCTTGCCCCTTGGAATCCACACAGGCATAATACAATCGGTAGCATGGATAACGGGTCGAGTTTTAGAAATGGAGGCAGGCCCTTCGTTTATGACGGCGATCTCTATCGTATAGGCAAACAGAGTGGTGGTGTGTCTGGCCATAGTATTAAAGTGTTCAGAGTAGAAATCCTAACAGCAAATGAATACAAGGAAATTGAGGTCCCATTTGTCTTTGACAAGCCCCGCAAGGGTCGAAATGCATGGAACGGTGCACGATCCCATCACCTTGATGTTCAATGGCTTCCATCAAGTCAACTCTGGATTGGTGTAATGGATGGTGATAGAGTGTCTTCAAATGATTCAGTTCACCGCCTGACCATAGGGTACATGTTTTATGGAGTCACTCTGTTACTAGTTCTTCTGCTTGGTGGGCTTATTGGTGCAATTAGATGCACAATACCACTCAGATGGTGTGTTCCACATACTGAGAAACGGGATGACTTCTTCCATTCAAAGCAGCAGTTCTTTCTGAAGTATAAGCTAAGTTCGCTGTTTTCCAGTTTGAACAAGTTGGGTTCTCTTCTTGGTGGGAGAATCAACTACAGAACTTGGAAGGGACGAGTTTATGTTGTGCTAGTAATACTAGTCTTAATTTTTCTAACTTGTCTTGGAACTCACTGCATATATGGTGGCAATGGTGCTGAAGAGCCATATCCAATCAAGGGTAGGTACTCGCAGTTCACGCTGTTAACTATGACATACGATGCCCGGCTTTGGAATCTGAAGATGTTTGTGGAGCATTACTCCAAATGTGCATCAGTGAGGGAGATTGTGGTTATCTGGAATAAAGGCCGCCCCCCAGTGCAAAATGAATTGAAGTCAGCTGTTCCTGTCAGGGTCAGAGTTGAAGATAAGAACACTCTGAACAATAGATTCAACATGGATGAAAAAATTAAGACAAGAGCTGTTATGGAGCTCGATGATGATATCATGATGCCATGTGACGACTTAGAGCGTGGGTTCAAGGTATGGAGGGAGCACCCTGATAGGATTGTTGGGTACTACCCACGCCTTGCTGAAGGTACTCCACTGGAATACCGCAATGAGAGGTATGCTCGGCAACAAGGAGGTTATAACATGGTACTGACTGGAGCAGCATTCATGGATCATGGCTTGGCCTTTGAGAGGTATTGGAGCAAGAAGGCTGAGGTAGGAAGGAAGATGGTAGACAGTTTCTTCAATTGTGAGGATGTGCTTCTAAATTTCCTGTTTGCAAATGCAAGCTCAATGAGCACGGTGGAGTATGTAAAGCCAGCTTGGGCAATTGATATGTCTAAGTTTTCAGGAGTAGCCATTAGTCGAAACACACAAGCACATTATCATGTTAGGAGCAAATGCCTTGCTAAATTTTCAGAAGTCTATGGGAACTTAACTGCTAAAAGGTTATTTAGCAGTCGAGGTGATGGCTGGGATGTATAG
- the LOC109764385 gene encoding uncharacterized protein: MSDLTCLNSMYRFCKAVIAVFGPEYLREPNAADTTRLLAMNASRGFPEMLGSIDCMHWEWKNCPSTWHGQYMGHVKACTIILEAVASQYLWIWHSFFGMAGPHNDINVLQCSVLFARLAKGNCPEVNVEINGHHYSKGYYLADDIYSQWTTLVNIIPNPAGEKRKRFSQEQESARKDMERVFGVLQSRWGIVRYPVRTWRTKKL; encoded by the coding sequence ATGAGCGATTTGACGTGCCTAAACTCCATGTACAGGTTCTGCAAGGCCGTGATAGCAGTGTTTGGCCCGGAGTACTTGAGAGAGCCAAATGCTGCAGATACAACCCGAttgttggcgatgaatgccaGCCGGGGCTTTCCGGAGATGCTTGGTAGCATAGATTGTATGCATTGGGAGTGGAAGAATTGCCCTTCTACTTGGCATGGGCAGTATATGGGCCATGTGAAAGCTTGCACTATCATACTTGAGGCTGTGGCCTCGCAATatctctggatttggcactcttTCTTCGGCATGGCCGGACCTCACAACGACATCAACGTGCTTCAATGCTCTGTGCTGTTTGCAAGGCTTGCAAAAGGCAACTGCCCAGAGGTCAATGTTGAGATCAATGGCCACCACTACAGCAAAGGATACTACCTAGCTGACGACATCTATTCTCAGTGGACTACTCTTGTGAATATAATCCCCAACCCTGCGGGAGAGAAGAGGAAGAGATTTTcccaagagcaagagagtgctaggaaggatATGGAGCGTGTCTTTGGTGTTCTGCAATCTAgatggggcatcgttcggtatcctgTTAGAACTTGGAGAACCAAGAAGTTGTGa